A single window of SAR324 cluster bacterium DNA harbors:
- a CDS encoding IS1 family transposase translates to MNSAVLLLKKSKCWIWVALDSTVGKVLGFVCGSRSIKTARELFKQWKGLPTTGYGTDFLKTYENLIPTALHHQGKTFTTQIESLNCHF, encoded by the coding sequence ATGAACTCTGCAGTTTTGTTGCTAAAAAAATCTAAATGCTGGATCTGGGTAGCGCTGGATTCTACTGTTGGCAAAGTGCTTGGCTTTGTCTGTGGTAGTAGATCGATCAAGACCGCTAGAGAGCTTTTCAAGCAATGGAAGGGCTTGCCTACCACGGGCTATGGCACAGATTTTCTCAAAACCTATGAAAATCTGATCCCCACAGCTTTACACCACCAAGGCAAGACATTCACGACTCAGATCGAATCACTCAATTGTCATTTCA